The genomic DNA CCTCGCGAACCGCCGCCGCCACCGTCCGCGCACGGCCCTCCACGATCGGCTCGCCCCAGCCGACCAGACCCTCATCCGTCGAAACCTTCAAAAACAGCCACCGCGGCTTGACGAAAAATGTCTCCAGCTTCGTGATCTTCATGGCAACTCCTCATCTTGCGCAGCGGTACTTCGGCGACCAGCCCAGCACCTCCCGCGCGTGATCGCAACAGATCAGCGCACCAAACCCGTCGCAGCGGCTCAGCTTCTCACGATCCACCGGCACGCCCGGATAGAATCGCTCCGCCAGCTCCAGCGTCGGCGTGGTTGTCCACTGGTCCTCCGCGTTCATCAAAAAACAATCGAACCCGTCCCTCGGCTCGTACGCCATCGCCCGCACGATCCCGTCGATCAGATCGTTCTGCCCCACGTAATCGTTCAATACCCGCTGGTTCGGCGCCGCCCTCGCCACAAACTTCGACTCCCGATGCGGCGGAACGATCAGCGATGGACGAATCGACACCACCGGCTTGCCGTAAAACTCCGCGTACCACCGGCACCAACTCTCCGCCTGCACTTTGCTCGCCCCATACGGCGCCACCGCCACCGATGGATGCCGCTCGTCAAGCGGAAGGTATGACGGCATATACCGATCCGCCGCCTGCTCCGTAATCCCGAACCAGCACACCGATGAAATGTAGATGAACTGCCGAACGTGCTCGCGGTTCCCCGCCGCCTCCAGCAGCACAAACGTCCCCAGCACGTTAACCTCCACCAGCTTGTGAGCCGGCCGGCAGTTGCCCGGAATCGCTGCGCAGTGCACGACCACTTCGACCCCGTCGATCGCCCGCGCCACCGCCTCCGGATCGGTGATCGACCCGACCTCCGAACGGCTCAAACACTTGGCGACCTCGTCCGACGGGACGTTGAGATCGAACCCGACCACCGCGCACTCCTCCGCCAGACGCTGCGCCACCGCCGATCCAAGACGCCCGCTGGTCCCCGTGACCAACACGCTCCGACCGCTCATCGCGAGCCTCTCCTTTTCCCTCGCCCCAGCCGCCGCATCCCGTTCCGCGCAACACGCGCGAACCGGCACAACAAGCAACAGGTGTCACATTCTGATCGTCACCGCCCCGTTTTGCAAACCGAATCGATATGCGCGCTGCCTACAACCCGCAGTTGCAGCTCTTGGCCTCAACGTCCAGACCCAACGCCTCCCACACGTCCGGCGTCTCCTCGCACAAGCCGATCGGACAAACCCCGCGCATCGCCTCGACCACCGGCCGATACAAACCCATCCGCGCCTCGCGCGGATACCGCGCCAACCCCTTCGCATCCTCCGGCTGCTCGAGGTCGGCAAAAATCCCGTTCCCGTTCGCGCCCATCAGATTCGACTCCGCCCGCAGCGTCCCCAGCGTCAACCGCTCAGGCGGAAGACCCCGCACCTGCTCCGCCAACCCGCCGTACTCGAACCCCAACAGCATCGGATCGATCCGCACCCGCACCCGCCAACCCGCCTCGATCAGCCGCTTCGCCGCCGCCAACCGATCCGCCGTCGTCGCCGCCCCACGCTCATATTTCGCCGCCGCCTCCGCTTGGTTGATCGAAAACGAAACAATCACATTCGCGCAAGGCCTCTCCGCCAGCAGACTTCGGCACTCGCCCATCCCCCCCTTGGTTACCAGCAGCAGACAGTGCGGCCGACCGCGATCCGCCGCCTCCGTGCGAAACAGTTGCACCAGCCTCCCCACCAGCGGACGCTCATCCTCAAACGTCAGACTGTCCGAAAGATTGCCCGTGTTCAGAACGTACGACTCGTGTTCATCCTGACCAATCCACCGACGCACCTCCGCCTCAATCTGCTCGACGTTCGTAAATACATGCGGCTGCTTGAGATACCAGAACGATGATTTCAAATAGCAGTAGCTGCACACCGGATCAAACCCGCAGCCGTTGGCATGCGCCAACACGTAAAAATTCGGACATACCGTATTGACCGGAGTCGTCCGAAAAATCTCCACAAACTTCGACGTGCGCCGACGCTTGACCACCGCCGCTGGTTTCTTCTGACCGATCGAACTCATGCCGCTCCAACTCCATGCCACTCAGACAGTTTCCACATCAAATGAACCAAATTCTAGGCCACCTCAGCCGCCAACTGCAAAACCATGTGTTTGACCCGGCCGCAAAACCACCAGCCGATCCGCCAATGGCACATAATCGCAGATGTCCGCGAAAAACCGTCCCGCCTCGTGGTCGTCCAATTCCGCATCCGTTAAGTGCATCAAAAACCACCGGTTAGGATTAAGACGTTCGATAAACTCGACCCAACCCGAACCTTTCCACGGACACAGGAAAAGCGCATCATTGCGCCCCAGCCGCGCGAGGTCAAGCCGGCGGGTGTCCTCGTTGTCGCCGTCGTGAAACAACCTAACCCCTTCCACGTCAATCAGATACGAATTGTGGCCCCGAGCGTGAAACGTCCGGAAGGCGGTGATCTTCGCCGGACCGCTCGTCAATTCCACAGCGGCGGCGGGTTGACCGGCCGGTGCGACCGGCGGTTCGGCTTCGACCAGTTGCCCAGCCGGCAGCTCACCCGCCAGAGCGTCGATAACCGCCTTTGGGCCCACCACTTGTGCGCCGGAGACCCTCGCCGCGGCGGCGGTCTTCCACGGGCTGAAATGGTCGTAATGGCTGTGCGTGATCAGGATCAAGTCGGCATTTTGCACCGATTCGGGTGGTGGATCGAGTTGCGTACCACCGGGATAGCCGTTGGTAAAGGCGTCGATGAGGAGGCGGAATCCACCGGCTTGGATCTCGAAACCACTGTTCCCGAAAAGCGTTACGTTCACATCCATCGCTGGGTCTCCCCACGTCTTGAACGTCCAATATACCGTCCGCGGCGCACAGAACAACCGTCTTGACAGACTTGCGGGTCATCTGGTACGATAAATCTTGAACGTTGTCGAAATGGGAACGTTCAAGAGTTGGCGTTTCGAGCGCTGATTCAGGATAGCGGAACGATAAGGTCAGCATTCTATGGTTACGCTCAAGGACATTGCGAGCGAGGCGGGGGTTTCGGTTGAGACGGTTTCGCGGGTTCTCAACGGGAAGAACAAGGAGGTCTGGCCGAGCGCGGCGCGTCGGGCGTCGGAGATTCGCAAGATCGCGCGTCGGCTTGGGTTTCGGCCGAACGCCGCGGCGCGGACGATGCGGCGGGGCAGTTTCCGGCAGATCGCCTGCGCGGTCACGCGGTATGAATCGGCGGCCAGGAGTCACGACTCCGACAATGAATACCTGGACGCCGCCACGCTGGAGTTGGCCCGTCGCGGTTACTCGGTGATCTTCGAGCCGTTCCTTCTGGACATGATGACGGATGACGTGGTCGAGCCGCCGCGGCTGTTCTCGGAACTTGTGGTCGACGGGGTGCTTGGGATCGCGGAGGTCGGGGTGGATTTGCGGCGGGTGGATGAGCGGTTCTCGCATCTGGGCGTGCCGACGGTGTGGATCAACCGGGAGCCGACGGCGGGCGTGCCGTGCGTGACTTCGGACGAGTACACCAACGGCTACCGGCTGGCCCGGCGGCTGATCCA from Phycisphaerae bacterium includes the following:
- a CDS encoding MBL fold metallo-hydrolase, giving the protein MDVNVTLFGNSGFEIQAGGFRLLIDAFTNGYPGGTQLDPPPESVQNADLILITHSHYDHFSPWKTAAAARVSGAQVVGPKAVIDALAGELPAGQLVEAEPPVAPAGQPAAAVELTSGPAKITAFRTFHARGHNSYLIDVEGVRLFHDGDNEDTRRLDLARLGRNDALFLCPWKGSGWVEFIERLNPNRWFLMHLTDAELDDHEAGRFFADICDYVPLADRLVVLRPGQTHGFAVGG
- a CDS encoding NAD(P)-dependent oxidoreductase — its product is MSGRSVLVTGTSGRLGSAVAQRLAEECAVVGFDLNVPSDEVAKCLSRSEVGSITDPEAVARAIDGVEVVVHCAAIPGNCRPAHKLVEVNVLGTFVLLEAAGNREHVRQFIYISSVCWFGITEQAADRYMPSYLPLDERHPSVAVAPYGASKVQAESWCRWYAEFYGKPVVSIRPSLIVPPHRESKFVARAAPNQRVLNDYVGQNDLIDGIVRAMAYEPRDGFDCFLMNAEDQWTTTPTLELAERFYPGVPVDREKLSRCDGFGALICCDHAREVLGWSPKYRCAR
- a CDS encoding LacI family transcriptional regulator; translation: MVTLKDIASEAGVSVETVSRVLNGKNKEVWPSAARRASEIRKIARRLGFRPNAAARTMRRGSFRQIACAVTRYESAARSHDSDNEYLDAATLELARRGYSVIFEPFLLDMMTDDVVEPPRLFSELVVDGVLGIAEVGVDLRRVDERFSHLGVPTVWINREPTAGVPCVTSDEYTNGYRLARRLIQLGRQRIGYIGHSEGPYSVHQRYRGVEDALSEAGLGTGDLATKKDDSLMVEAVARYLHSHADINALICYNHLCYEAAVHEAARMGRRVPDELVLAYFGSVGNVSRHYTPAILEIPRRQMAARAVDVLLDLIAGKSAPDPIDPIPGDLYTTSGG